In Chryseobacterium gleum, a single genomic region encodes these proteins:
- a CDS encoding FG-GAP-like repeat-containing protein, with protein sequence MKKTNNKKIQIFSALLLSFTSIFCFSQNFHDTKGNIEVNRVGQLEFSLPLDLPPGIKTVSPQIGLVYNSESGNGIAGYGWSISGITTISRTGKNIENEGEVKGVQMDFSDYYSFNGKRLVLKSGVYGKDGAEYVTEKYSNTKFRSIGTAAGWYGPEYWEVTFEDGSQAWYGRNPVARVPNEYNISEWKDPQGNYITYSYVQGTRTAMISSISWGGNMDLNTPHMNTIQFSYNDRELKEESYVQGLKSYQSKILSEVKVLTNNSQFKRYSIEYTGNGTNYQFVGKITEYNANNEAANPVTFGYPSMVNSSYAEYTAEPDPFNDVKLVADFNGDSYLDFLMNNGTVKLGAFNETFTTVSTGKTFAGNAKVVSTLLDEEGQVYNGNGIVEYKDSRIYGYIFRNNDFVKVFDKSLGNTVFNGQGDNLILEVGDFNGDGIPDAFLDDGAPTGFNVKGIVDLKNPATPLIGLLLDAGINESGYKDRKYLDIDGDGKVEIISVADSQYTVFEFVKYSTNTYLQKIKFSGNLLEAKDPEFPVLYGDYNGDGKLDFAIPITDYAIGKPDDWRFYMGTDKGFNPFLKQEFFTYRKFQKEMTSNYAKFVKEYFFSVTDMNKDGKSDIVQVFSYNQINMFNAGGSRDFGYVVSAKMANGSDVNGTPGFTPNWSFQSPTYSTQDLLDLTLFTPITNSIKSGNNYYNVFLYWKQFLKKIKGPTPVSELARMTSITQGGVTTNVKYLEVVPGNTITPDFYKKEKKEIYPNYAMTRVDQAYAVSQLIEEGRKQDFRYRGLVGNLQGKKLLGFQQIARSSWYADGFENTKIWSGSEIDPNLDGAPVKEWSIRTNNESNIFPADISENNTQLLSFESVQYKVDKLLNGQVVTSIPSGYQSKIVTAIVPKFTKTKDFLTGTFTQKVTTYENYYLPAKIEINTNNGYGVSTTEFDYTHNIGGTGNNYYVGRPTNKAEKIEAYGDVQSTFTTYTYDNNLLQNSQFFPGNNATQALTEEYSYDGFGNITSKKTISGLDGNSKTQKDEYDPTGRFIIKKTDNLGLETGFTYNSLGQVLTQTDPSGNTLTNIYDVWGKLLSSASSLAGTTTYQYAKDNQYNETITRNDPDGDIAKVFTNKLGQEYKTSSKAFAQGQYVSKDAQYDVLGRMIKESEPYFDGQGATQWNTFVYDDTVFPAKVKATAFTGKQTETIISGLTTTVKETSPLDYGRTTSRTLDALGNVLSSTDKGGTVQFSYNAVGQQIQAKYAEHIVTTLYDDWGNKIRVEDPSTGVYEYQYLGYMGALSRVISPKGEKRFQYNSLGQLILQNEKSTTGSETDKAINFSYNNKGRLTVKEGTSNGKKYSYTINYDPQGRTIASFQETPEAYFSHKNVVYDSKGRVSSYEKAIQTSTGTTNVSIENLYNAWNGELYQVKEKTSGKVLWELKETNAKGLLVKAKLGAAEIVNAYDSNGFLINVNHSSTVKPDILKISYSFDAIKNELKNRKSGSLTTEYFYYDDNNRLVNWIDPITGNMPSTNRNIYDVKGRILVNDQVGTIKYENADKIYQATGMTLNNEGIQNYDQDLVQTVLYNENNDPVFINGERGDVAFEYGLTGMRQRVTYGGNFNADDSGKFTRLYSEEGSFEVVKNNLTGEEKRIIYIEGSPYESNIVFLKNFDEITGSFKFLHKDYLGSILAISDEEGYVQEQRHYDAWGNFTHLQIGTSIIAVGKANIEETLEAWGTPLLIDRGYTGHEHFMEVGIIHMNGRLYDPLLRRFLNADENIQDPFNTQIYNRYGYVMNNPLIYNDPNGEFAWIVVGAIVGGYLTGVKANGSWNPVKWNWGATWGKIAMGAAVGAFTGGVGAAVGSASLAAAGAYGIQGGLLGGAIAGASGGAVAGAINGFATAVMFGEDVIEGTVMGGLSGAAIGGAAGAITGGIGQILQNAKAAQIGAPQGTILKGAPIEVGRTQWTLNNTPKTTTVGATPVKTTPIEIGDIGVSTDQYVATKIVNEQPVKVYEEGPQKIFKGNYASNEGASKTTTSLRKVGTVLESVDDVMANPNLLDGKSYGYVRSILGNSKNWVNDVMRRSTRANGWVLREMNQTGNDFTGRMIQYHPGTPRHFNGMPYWKVSSGNGTFRIPLNP encoded by the coding sequence ATGAAAAAAACTAATAATAAGAAGATACAGATATTTTCTGCGTTGCTATTATCTTTCACTTCGATATTCTGCTTTTCACAGAATTTTCATGATACTAAGGGAAATATTGAAGTCAACAGAGTTGGACAGTTAGAGTTCTCTTTACCACTGGACTTACCTCCTGGCATTAAAACAGTATCACCCCAGATAGGTTTAGTGTATAACAGTGAATCTGGTAATGGTATAGCCGGTTATGGATGGAGTATTTCCGGAATAACTACTATCAGCAGAACAGGTAAGAATATTGAAAACGAAGGAGAGGTAAAGGGAGTTCAGATGGATTTCTCTGATTATTACAGTTTTAACGGTAAAAGACTGGTACTAAAATCAGGTGTATACGGCAAAGACGGTGCTGAGTATGTTACAGAAAAATATTCCAATACAAAATTTAGATCTATAGGAACTGCTGCCGGATGGTATGGCCCGGAATATTGGGAAGTTACTTTTGAGGATGGTTCTCAGGCGTGGTATGGCCGTAATCCAGTTGCCAGAGTACCAAATGAATATAATATAAGCGAATGGAAAGATCCGCAAGGAAATTACATTACTTACAGTTATGTCCAGGGAACCCGTACTGCCATGATAAGCAGCATCAGCTGGGGTGGGAATATGGATCTGAATACCCCTCATATGAACACCATCCAGTTCTCCTATAATGACAGAGAATTGAAAGAAGAATCTTATGTGCAGGGCCTCAAATCTTACCAAAGCAAGATTCTTTCTGAGGTAAAGGTACTTACCAATAATAGTCAATTTAAGCGGTACAGCATAGAGTATACTGGCAATGGAACCAATTATCAGTTTGTGGGAAAAATTACCGAGTATAACGCCAATAATGAAGCGGCTAATCCGGTTACTTTCGGTTACCCATCTATGGTCAATTCTTCTTATGCAGAATATACGGCAGAGCCTGATCCCTTTAATGACGTTAAATTGGTAGCAGATTTTAATGGAGATTCTTATCTGGACTTCCTGATGAATAACGGTACAGTAAAGCTAGGGGCTTTTAACGAAACTTTTACAACCGTTTCTACAGGTAAAACTTTTGCTGGTAATGCTAAAGTAGTTAGTACACTATTAGACGAAGAAGGTCAGGTCTATAATGGAAATGGAATTGTTGAATATAAAGACAGTAGAATTTATGGATATATTTTTAGAAACAATGATTTTGTAAAAGTATTCGATAAAAGTCTGGGGAATACTGTTTTTAACGGACAAGGTGATAATTTAATTCTTGAAGTAGGCGATTTTAATGGGGATGGTATACCCGATGCTTTTCTTGATGATGGTGCCCCGACAGGGTTTAATGTAAAAGGTATTGTAGACCTAAAAAACCCGGCTACTCCTTTAATTGGATTGCTGCTTGATGCCGGAATTAATGAAAGCGGATATAAGGATCGGAAGTATTTGGATATAGATGGAGACGGAAAGGTAGAAATTATTAGCGTAGCAGATTCACAATATACCGTTTTTGAATTTGTAAAATACAGTACTAATACATACCTGCAGAAAATAAAATTTTCCGGAAACCTGCTGGAAGCCAAAGATCCAGAATTTCCTGTGTTATATGGAGATTATAATGGAGATGGAAAACTCGATTTTGCTATTCCTATTACTGATTATGCTATAGGAAAACCTGATGACTGGAGGTTTTACATGGGAACCGATAAAGGGTTTAATCCTTTCTTAAAACAGGAATTTTTTACCTACAGAAAGTTCCAGAAAGAGATGACTAGTAATTATGCAAAATTTGTTAAAGAATATTTCTTTTCGGTTACCGATATGAACAAGGATGGAAAATCTGATATTGTACAAGTATTTTCCTATAACCAGATCAATATGTTCAACGCAGGTGGATCAAGGGATTTCGGTTATGTTGTAAGTGCGAAGATGGCTAATGGATCAGATGTTAACGGAACACCGGGCTTTACTCCCAACTGGTCATTTCAAAGTCCAACATATAGCACACAGGACCTGCTTGATCTTACCTTGTTTACTCCCATTACCAATTCAATAAAGTCCGGGAATAACTATTATAATGTCTTTTTATACTGGAAGCAGTTCCTGAAAAAAATAAAAGGGCCTACTCCTGTTTCTGAATTGGCCAGGATGACTTCTATTACACAAGGAGGAGTAACTACCAATGTAAAATACCTGGAAGTAGTTCCAGGCAATACCATAACTCCTGACTTCTACAAGAAAGAAAAGAAAGAAATTTATCCTAATTATGCCATGACAAGGGTAGATCAAGCTTATGCCGTGTCTCAGCTTATAGAAGAAGGCAGAAAGCAGGATTTCCGTTACAGGGGGCTTGTAGGAAACCTGCAGGGAAAAAAATTATTAGGCTTTCAGCAGATTGCCCGCTCTTCCTGGTATGCTGACGGATTTGAAAATACTAAAATCTGGTCTGGATCAGAAATAGATCCAAACTTAGATGGAGCGCCAGTAAAAGAATGGAGTATCAGGACCAACAATGAAAGTAATATTTTCCCGGCAGATATTTCAGAGAATAATACCCAGCTGTTGAGTTTTGAATCCGTACAATACAAAGTAGATAAGCTGCTAAACGGGCAAGTCGTTACCTCTATACCTTCAGGATATCAATCCAAAATTGTTACTGCGATTGTTCCCAAGTTTACAAAAACTAAAGATTTTTTAACCGGAACATTCACTCAGAAAGTAACGACCTATGAGAACTATTACCTTCCTGCCAAAATTGAAATCAATACCAACAATGGTTACGGAGTATCTACCACTGAGTTCGACTACACCCATAATATTGGAGGAACAGGAAATAATTATTACGTTGGAAGACCAACAAACAAGGCTGAAAAGATAGAAGCATATGGTGATGTACAGAGTACTTTTACAACTTATACCTATGACAATAACCTTTTGCAAAACAGCCAGTTTTTCCCAGGAAATAATGCGACTCAAGCATTAACAGAAGAATATTCGTATGATGGCTTTGGGAATATTACGAGTAAAAAGACAATTTCAGGCTTAGATGGAAATTCAAAAACTCAGAAAGATGAGTATGATCCTACGGGAAGATTTATCATTAAAAAAACGGATAATCTCGGACTGGAAACCGGGTTTACCTATAACAGCCTGGGACAGGTCCTGACCCAAACAGATCCGAGTGGAAATACCCTCACCAATATCTATGATGTATGGGGTAAACTCCTGAGTTCTGCATCCAGCTTAGCAGGAACAACAACTTACCAGTATGCTAAAGACAACCAATACAATGAAACCATTACCCGCAATGATCCTGATGGAGATATAGCAAAAGTTTTTACCAACAAGCTTGGACAGGAATACAAAACATCTTCCAAAGCCTTTGCTCAGGGACAGTATGTTTCTAAGGATGCGCAGTATGACGTACTTGGGAGAATGATCAAGGAATCTGAACCTTATTTTGACGGCCAGGGAGCCACTCAGTGGAACACTTTTGTATATGATGATACGGTATTTCCTGCTAAGGTTAAAGCTACAGCATTTACCGGCAAGCAGACAGAGACCATTATATCTGGGCTTACCACAACAGTGAAAGAAACCAGTCCGTTGGATTACGGCAGGACAACTTCCCGGACACTTGATGCTTTAGGAAATGTACTATCATCCACCGATAAAGGCGGAACAGTACAATTTTCTTATAATGCAGTAGGTCAGCAAATCCAAGCAAAATATGCGGAGCATATTGTGACTACCCTATACGATGACTGGGGCAATAAAATACGGGTAGAAGATCCTTCAACCGGTGTATATGAATACCAATATCTTGGTTATATGGGGGCTTTGTCAAGAGTAATAAGCCCAAAAGGTGAAAAAAGGTTTCAATACAACAGTCTTGGGCAGCTTATCCTACAGAATGAAAAGTCTACCACTGGAAGCGAAACTGATAAAGCGATAAATTTCTCCTATAACAATAAGGGAAGACTTACTGTAAAAGAAGGAACCTCCAATGGAAAAAAATATTCGTATACCATAAATTATGATCCGCAAGGACGGACAATTGCTTCTTTCCAGGAAACTCCTGAAGCCTACTTTTCACACAAGAATGTTGTCTATGACAGCAAGGGAAGAGTAAGTTCCTATGAAAAGGCAATACAAACATCTACCGGAACAACTAATGTTTCTATTGAAAATCTGTACAATGCCTGGAATGGTGAGCTCTACCAGGTTAAGGAAAAGACATCAGGAAAAGTTTTATGGGAACTTAAAGAAACCAATGCAAAAGGACTGCTAGTAAAAGCTAAGCTGGGTGCAGCAGAGATAGTGAATGCTTATGATTCTAACGGATTTTTGATCAATGTTAATCATTCTTCCACAGTTAAGCCAGATATCCTTAAAATCTCTTATTCTTTTGATGCAATTAAAAATGAGCTTAAGAATAGAAAATCAGGTAGCCTTACTACGGAATACTTTTATTATGATGATAACAACCGCCTAGTAAATTGGATAGATCCGATAACAGGAAATATGCCTTCAACAAACAGAAATATCTATGATGTAAAAGGCAGAATCTTGGTAAATGATCAGGTGGGGACTATTAAATATGAAAATGCAGACAAGATTTACCAAGCTACTGGTATGACTCTGAACAATGAAGGGATACAAAATTATGATCAGGATTTAGTGCAAACTGTACTTTATAATGAGAATAATGACCCAGTATTCATTAATGGGGAAAGAGGCGATGTTGCATTTGAGTACGGATTAACCGGGATGAGACAAAGAGTTACCTATGGAGGAAACTTTAATGCAGATGACAGTGGGAAATTTACCCGGTTGTATAGTGAGGAAGGAAGCTTTGAAGTGGTAAAAAATAATCTTACCGGAGAAGAAAAACGCATCATTTATATTGAGGGAAGCCCATATGAAAGCAATATTGTATTTTTGAAAAACTTTGATGAGATCACAGGATCATTTAAATTCCTACATAAGGATTATCTCGGAAGTATATTAGCCATCAGTGATGAGGAAGGCTATGTACAGGAACAAAGGCATTATGATGCGTGGGGAAACTTTACCCACTTACAGATTGGGACCAGTATAATAGCTGTTGGTAAAGCCAATATTGAAGAAACTTTAGAGGCGTGGGGAACACCACTTCTGATAGACAGAGGCTATACCGGTCACGAGCATTTTATGGAAGTAGGCATCATCCACATGAATGGAAGGCTCTATGATCCGCTTCTCAGAAGGTTCCTGAATGCGGATGAAAATATCCAGGACCCATTCAATACTCAGATCTATAACAGGTATGGGTATGTGATGAATAATCCACTAATCTACAATGATCCAAATGGAGAATTTGCATGGATTGTTGTAGGAGCAATTGTAGGTGGCTATTTAACAGGAGTAAAAGCGAATGGTTCATGGAATCCAGTAAAATGGAACTGGGGAGCGACCTGGGGAAAAATTGCGATGGGAGCTGCTGTAGGGGCATTCACCGGAGGTGTTGGAGCAGCTGTTGGTTCAGCATCCCTTGCTGCCGCAGGCGCCTATGGAATCCAGGGCGGTCTTCTGGGAGGAGCTATTGCAGGAGCTTCAGGAGGAGCCGTTGCAGGAGCTATTAACGGATTTGCCACTGCCGTAATGTTTGGAGAAGATGTGATAGAGGGAACGGTAATGGGCGGCTTATCCGGTGCTGCTATAGGAGGAGCTGCAGGTGCAATCACTGGAGGTATTGGCCAAATTCTCCAAAATGCAAAGGCAGCTCAAATAGGAGCTCCACAAGGAACAATCTTAAAAGGTGCTCCAATTGAAGTAGGAAGAACTCAATGGACTCTAAACAATACACCAAAAACTACCACTGTTGGAGCAACTCCTGTGAAAACTACCCCTATAGAAATTGGGGATATTGGTGTCAGTACTGATCAATATGTAGCGACAAAGATTGTGAACGAACAACCAGTAAAAGTTTATGAGGAAGGGCCACAAAAAATATTCAAAGGAAATTATGCTAGTAATGAAGGAGCATCAAAGACAACCACTTCATTACGCAAAGTTGGCACAGTTTTAGAAAGTGTTGATGATGTTATGGCTAACCCTAATCTTTTAGATGGAAAATCCTATGGATATGTACGTAGCATTTTAGGTAATTCAAAGAATTGGGTTAATGATGTTATGAGACGAAGTACTCGAGCAAATGGTTGGGTACTTCGTGAAATGAATCAGACAGGTAATGATTTTACAGGAAGAATGATACAATATCATCCAGGTACCCCAAGACATTTCAATGGTATGCCATATTGGAAAGTATCATCAGGAAATGGAACTTTTAGAATACCCTTAAATCCATAA
- the pth gene encoding aminoacyl-tRNA hydrolase has product MKYLIVGLGNKGSEYENTRHNIGFKVADKIAETLEVSFNTSNFGCLAEGKHKGRKVFVLKPDTYMNLSGNAVKYWMQKENIPLENVLIVTDDLALPFGTLRLKGKGSDAGHNGLKNINEVLQTQNYARLRFGISADFAAGRQVDYVLGTWNEEEAEKLTERIETFSKAALSFVFAGLNNTMSAFNGK; this is encoded by the coding sequence ATGAAATATTTAATCGTAGGGCTTGGGAACAAAGGCTCAGAATATGAAAATACACGACATAATATAGGCTTTAAAGTAGCCGATAAAATAGCAGAAACCCTTGAAGTATCATTCAATACATCGAATTTCGGATGTCTGGCAGAAGGAAAACATAAAGGAAGAAAAGTTTTTGTCCTTAAACCTGATACTTATATGAATCTTTCGGGAAATGCTGTGAAGTACTGGATGCAGAAAGAAAACATTCCTTTGGAGAATGTGCTCATTGTTACCGATGACCTTGCCCTTCCTTTCGGAACTTTAAGATTGAAAGGAAAAGGATCTGATGCGGGTCATAACGGACTTAAAAATATCAATGAAGTATTGCAGACTCAAAACTACGCCAGGCTTCGCTTCGGGATCTCTGCAGACTTTGCTGCCGGTCGACAGGTAGATTATGTATTAGGAACCTGGAATGAAGAAGAAGCTGAAAAGCTTACCGAAAGAATTGAAACCTTTTCCAAAGCCGCTCTTTCTTTCGTTTTTGCCGGATTGAATAATACGATGTCTGCTTTTAACGGAAAATAA
- the mfd gene encoding transcription-repair coupling factor — MQLKSINEKFLPDLLQKEFGKEIFTKLENNQHIAVKGSAGSSVSIFVAELFLVQKKNILYLVDDKEDALYANTEMEDLLGKDKVLYFPATHLEPYQVEKTQNANLVLRTEVLNKINSGRSPKVIVAYAGALSEKVLKKEDFKAISHHIKVGDQLDFDFVDELLNHYHFQQADFVSEPGEFSVRGGIVDVFSYSHEKPYRITFFGNEVESIKTFDIETQLSVDKVKDFQLVSNMNFSVTGTRVSLLQLLPHESFVVSKNGMVGMQKIRTFYEKSLEKYDTLSKDIAHRTPQELFISDQEFLFDYKKFKTVDFGGVVIEGLKEVTEVKMDQLPQPSFHKNFELLIEDIEEKQNNGFDTWISFSTEKQKERLESIFEELEHELPFKSFKSELHEGFVDNGHKLMVYTDHQIFDRYQRYKAKNTFAKSEQLTLKDLMSLKIGDYIAHIDHGIGKFMGLVKVNNDGKIQECFKLTYKNGDLLYVSIHSLHKISKYNGPDGREVVLSKLGSPTWKSLKQKTKAKVKQIAFDLIKLYAQRKTAKGFAYTPDSYLQNELEASFIYEDTPDQEKATIDVKRDMEADTVMDRLVCGDVGFGKTEVAIRAAFKAATDGKQVAVLVPTTILAFQHYRSFKERLKDFPVNVAYVNRFRTAKQKSETLEALKNGKVDIIIGTHQLVSSSVKFKDLGLLIIDEEHKFGVSVKDKLKTLKNNVDTLTLTATPIPRTLQFSLMAARDLSVIKTPPPNRQPVETQLIGFNEETLRDAVSYELQRDGQVYFINNRIENLKDIAGLIQRLVPDARVITGHGQMEGKQLEKNVLDFMEGKYDVLVSTTIVESGVDVPNANTIFINDAQRFGMADLHQMRGRVGRSNRKAFCYLITPPYDMMTSDARKRLEAIEQFSDLGSGFQIAMKDLEIRGAGDLLGAEQSGFINEMGFETYQKLMQEALEELKDDADFENLFENEEDRQKLFKSVKDVNIDTDLELMLPDSYISNTEERLLLYQKIAEINNEADLHQFELELIDRFGPLPKEAINLLKSVSLKWLAAEIGFEKIVMKNGVFLGYFPGNPQDKFYQTDRFRHIINYLTRNPAEAQLKEKSGKEGNQLMMRKEKVKNVDEVNLLLKAIIEHN, encoded by the coding sequence ATGCAGTTAAAATCCATCAATGAAAAGTTCCTTCCAGACCTTTTACAGAAAGAATTTGGAAAAGAAATTTTTACCAAGCTAGAAAATAATCAGCATATTGCCGTAAAAGGAAGTGCCGGATCTTCGGTTTCTATTTTTGTGGCTGAGCTCTTTTTGGTCCAGAAGAAAAATATTCTTTATCTGGTAGATGATAAGGAGGATGCTTTGTATGCCAATACGGAGATGGAGGATCTTTTGGGTAAAGATAAAGTGTTATACTTTCCGGCAACCCATCTTGAACCTTACCAGGTAGAAAAAACACAGAATGCCAATCTGGTTTTAAGAACTGAGGTTTTAAATAAAATCAATTCCGGGAGGTCTCCCAAAGTGATTGTTGCCTATGCTGGAGCCTTATCTGAAAAGGTTTTGAAAAAGGAAGATTTTAAAGCAATATCCCATCATATTAAAGTGGGTGATCAGCTGGATTTTGATTTTGTGGATGAACTGCTTAATCATTATCATTTCCAGCAGGCTGATTTTGTTTCTGAACCGGGAGAATTTTCTGTAAGAGGCGGTATTGTGGATGTCTTTTCCTATTCGCATGAAAAGCCGTATAGGATTACGTTCTTCGGTAATGAAGTGGAAAGCATCAAAACTTTTGATATTGAAACACAGCTTTCTGTAGATAAAGTAAAGGATTTCCAATTGGTTTCCAATATGAACTTTTCAGTGACAGGAACAAGGGTGTCTTTGCTGCAATTATTGCCTCATGAAAGCTTTGTTGTTTCTAAAAACGGCATGGTAGGAATGCAGAAGATCAGAACATTCTATGAAAAGTCCCTGGAAAAGTATGATACACTGAGTAAAGATATCGCTCACAGAACTCCGCAGGAACTTTTTATTTCTGACCAGGAGTTTTTATTTGATTATAAAAAATTCAAAACAGTTGATTTTGGAGGAGTGGTGATTGAAGGGCTGAAAGAAGTTACTGAAGTAAAAATGGATCAGCTTCCACAACCATCTTTTCATAAAAACTTTGAGTTATTGATTGAAGATATTGAGGAAAAGCAGAACAATGGATTCGATACCTGGATTTCCTTTTCAACAGAAAAACAGAAAGAAAGACTGGAATCTATTTTTGAAGAACTTGAGCATGAGCTTCCTTTTAAAAGTTTTAAATCTGAACTTCATGAAGGATTTGTAGATAACGGACATAAACTGATGGTTTATACGGATCACCAGATCTTTGACCGTTACCAGAGGTACAAAGCTAAAAATACTTTTGCCAAATCTGAACAGCTCACTCTGAAGGATCTGATGTCTCTGAAAATCGGAGATTATATCGCCCATATCGATCATGGGATCGGAAAATTTATGGGTTTGGTAAAAGTGAACAATGACGGGAAAATCCAGGAATGTTTTAAACTGACCTATAAAAACGGAGACTTATTGTATGTAAGTATTCACTCTTTACATAAAATTTCGAAGTACAACGGACCAGATGGAAGAGAGGTTGTACTGAGCAAGCTTGGATCTCCAACCTGGAAATCCTTAAAGCAGAAAACGAAAGCGAAGGTTAAGCAGATTGCTTTTGACCTTATTAAATTATATGCTCAGAGAAAAACGGCCAAAGGTTTTGCATATACACCGGATTCTTATCTGCAGAACGAGCTGGAAGCGAGCTTTATTTACGAAGATACGCCGGATCAGGAAAAAGCGACTATCGATGTAAAAAGAGATATGGAGGCTGATACGGTGATGGACAGGCTTGTTTGTGGGGATGTTGGTTTCGGAAAAACGGAAGTAGCAATACGGGCAGCATTTAAAGCGGCTACGGATGGCAAGCAGGTAGCAGTGTTGGTGCCTACAACTATTCTGGCTTTCCAGCATTACAGAAGCTTTAAAGAAAGGCTAAAAGATTTTCCGGTAAATGTTGCTTATGTCAACAGATTCAGAACGGCGAAGCAGAAATCAGAGACTTTGGAAGCACTGAAGAATGGGAAGGTAGACATTATTATTGGTACGCATCAATTGGTAAGCAGTTCTGTTAAATTTAAAGATCTTGGATTGCTGATTATTGATGAAGAGCACAAATTCGGGGTATCAGTAAAAGATAAACTGAAAACTTTAAAGAATAATGTTGATACTCTTACGCTTACGGCAACTCCTATTCCGAGAACCTTACAGTTTTCATTAATGGCGGCAAGAGATTTATCTGTTATCAAAACGCCACCACCAAACAGGCAGCCTGTAGAGACACAACTGATCGGATTCAATGAAGAAACCCTTCGTGATGCTGTTTCTTATGAACTACAGAGAGATGGACAGGTGTATTTTATTAATAACAGGATTGAAAACCTTAAAGATATTGCTGGTCTTATCCAGAGGTTGGTTCCGGATGCAAGAGTGATTACAGGACACGGACAGATGGAAGGGAAACAGCTTGAAAAAAATGTCCTGGATTTTATGGAAGGAAAATATGACGTCCTTGTATCTACCACCATTGTAGAAAGTGGAGTAGATGTACCCAATGCCAATACTATTTTCATCAATGATGCGCAGAGATTCGGTATGGCAGACCTGCACCAGATGAGAGGAAGGGTAGGGCGAAGCAACAGAAAGGCTTTCTGCTACCTGATTACTCCTCCTTATGATATGATGACTTCCGATGCGAGGAAACGTCTGGAAGCGATAGAGCAGTTTTCTGATCTTGGAAGTGGTTTCCAGATTGCAATGAAAGACCTTGAAATCCGTGGAGCCGGTGATCTTCTGGGGGCTGAGCAGAGTGGTTTTATCAACGAAATGGGATTTGAAACGTATCAGAAGTTAATGCAGGAAGCATTGGAAGAGTTAAAAGATGATGCTGATTTTGAAAACCTGTTTGAAAATGAAGAAGACAGGCAGAAGCTTTTCAAATCTGTGAAGGATGTCAATATCGATACAGATTTAGAGTTGATGCTGCCGGATTCATATATATCCAATACGGAAGAAAGGCTGTTATTATATCAGAAAATTGCCGAGATCAATAATGAGGCGGATCTTCATCAGTTTGAGCTGGAGTTGATTGACCGTTTCGGACCATTGCCTAAAGAAGCAATAAATCTGTTGAAGAGTGTTTCCCTGAAATGGCTTGCGGCAGAGATCGGTTTTGAAAAAATTGTTATGAAAAACGGTGTCTTTTTAGGGTACTTTCCGGGAAATCCTCAGGACAAGTTTTATCAGACAGACAGATTCAGGCATATTATTAATTATCTGACCAGAAACCCTGCTGAAGCTCAGCTGAAAGAAAAGTCAGGAAAAGAAGGCAATCAGCTGATGATGAGGAAGGAAAAGGTTAAAAATGTAGATGAGGTAAATCTACTGTTGAAAGCTATCATTGAGCATAATTAA
- a CDS encoding carbonic anhydrase produces the protein MKAHTHETQSTITPEKALEFLKEGNQRFVNNLKANRDLLEQVNATREGQWPFAVVLSCIDSRTSAELIFDQGLGDIFSIRIAGNFVNQDILGSMEFGCNVAGSKLIVVLGHTKCGALKGGLDAAKIEGMGMDNLNHLINHFNPIINEIIEENEERSSNNSSLLERLNQQNVRSAIEDIRKQSSTLKNLEAEGKIKIVGANYDVETGAVTWL, from the coding sequence ATGAAAGCACATACACACGAAACCCAATCTACTATTACCCCTGAGAAAGCGTTAGAGTTCTTAAAAGAAGGAAACCAGAGATTTGTGAACAATCTTAAAGCAAACAGAGACCTTCTTGAACAGGTGAATGCAACCCGTGAGGGACAGTGGCCTTTTGCTGTAGTATTAAGCTGTATAGACAGCCGTACCTCTGCAGAGCTTATCTTTGATCAGGGATTAGGAGACATCTTCAGTATCAGAATTGCCGGTAACTTTGTGAATCAGGACATTCTGGGATCTATGGAATTTGGGTGTAATGTTGCAGGGTCCAAACTTATTGTCGTATTAGGGCATACCAAGTGTGGAGCTTTGAAAGGAGGTCTTGACGCTGCAAAAATTGAAGGTATGGGAATGGACAACCTGAACCACCTTATCAATCACTTCAATCCAATCATCAATGAAATTATTGAAGAGAATGAAGAGCGTTCATCTAACAACAGCTCTCTTCTTGAAAGGCTTAATCAGCAAAATGTAAGAAGTGCGATTGAAGATATCCGCAAGCAAAGTTCAACACTTAAAAATCTTGAAGCTGAAGGTAAAATTAAAATCGTTGGCGCCAATTACGATGTTGAAACAGGTGCTGTAACCTGGTTATAA